The Cyclobacteriaceae bacterium genome includes a region encoding these proteins:
- a CDS encoding response regulator transcription factor, with translation MERIRLLIADDHKVLLEGLHRMLSDVSDIDIVDLAHDGDEVLSKIKTHPADIVMMDIQMPNKDGFQTTIELSRDFPDVKILILTMHSEKVYIEKMYQLGVMGYILKSSGKDEILDAIRKIASGQKFFSDSVTLAMLENKKTHVHGSDSPLTKREMEILDLIADGDSNPAIATKLFLSVDTIKTHRKNLMKKLKINNTAGLVKYAMALKH, from the coding sequence ATGGAACGTATTCGCCTCCTCATTGCTGACGATCACAAAGTATTGCTGGAAGGATTGCACCGGATGCTGAGCGATGTTTCAGACATTGACATCGTAGATCTGGCACATGACGGCGATGAGGTACTCTCAAAAATAAAAACACATCCTGCAGACATCGTCATGATGGACATACAGATGCCCAACAAAGATGGGTTTCAAACAACCATTGAGTTGAGTCGTGATTTCCCTGATGTGAAAATTCTGATCCTGACCATGCACAGCGAGAAGGTCTATATCGAGAAGATGTATCAGCTGGGTGTGATGGGATATATCTTAAAGAGCAGCGGCAAGGATGAGATCCTGGATGCGATCCGCAAGATTGCTTCGGGACAGAAATTCTTTTCCGACAGCGTTACGCTTGCGATGCTGGAGAACAAAAAGACACATGTGCATGGCTCCGATTCACCGTTGACAAAACGGGAGATGGAAATACTGGATCTGATTGCTGACGGTGACAGCAATCCCGCCATTGCGACAAAACTTTTTCTGAGTGTGGATACGATCAAGACGCATAGGAAAAACCTGATGAAGAAGTTGAAGATCAATAATACGGCGGGGTTGGTGAAGTATGCGATGGCCCTGAAGCATTAG
- a CDS encoding DUF1080 domain-containing protein, with amino-acid sequence MKRISIAFISFVAIVVFSAWSQKNEWVSLFDGKSFDGWKLSEHPETFKIENGLIAVHGERAHMFYDGAFMNHDFRNFEFKATIKTTPGSNSGIFILSEFQPEGWPSKGFEIQVNNSHTDWRKTGSVYAVQDVKEVFVKDDEWFTMHIKVVGKTITVSVNDKVINTYTEGDTDKSKFRRGTIALQGHDPKSIVYYKDVMIKALPD; translated from the coding sequence ATGAAAAGGATCAGTATTGCATTCATCTCGTTCGTTGCCATCGTTGTTTTTTCAGCATGGAGTCAAAAGAATGAATGGGTATCATTGTTTGACGGAAAATCATTTGACGGATGGAAGCTGTCGGAGCATCCTGAAACGTTCAAAATAGAAAACGGATTGATTGCAGTTCACGGCGAACGTGCTCACATGTTTTATGATGGCGCTTTCATGAATCACGACTTCAGAAATTTTGAATTCAAGGCTACCATTAAAACTACCCCGGGATCCAATTCAGGAATCTTTATTCTCTCAGAATTTCAGCCGGAAGGATGGCCATCGAAAGGCTTTGAGATTCAGGTGAATAACTCACATACCGACTGGCGCAAGACGGGCAGTGTTTACGCGGTGCAGGATGTGAAAGAAGTTTTTGTGAAAGACGATGAGTGGTTCACCATGCACATCAAGGTGGTTGGCAAGACTATTACCGTCTCTGTGAATGATAAGGTAATTAATACATATACTGAAGGAGATACAGATAAGTCGAAGTTCCGCCGCGGTACGATTGCGTTGCAGGGACATGATCCCAAGAGTATTGTTTATTACAAAGATGTAATGATTAAGGCGTTGCCGGATTAG